In a single window of the Dysgonomonas mossii genome:
- a CDS encoding sensor histidine kinase: MKNFIRIFPHVLIWTIVLIVPTYLMSREGVFDIKPFYNYCIRVALLAILFYLNYLYLIEKFLFNRKIITYISINIVLVIIIVALQTVISDLLAFSIPFNMQEHPREFPRMEEHRRGGPGGPPLMKFIIDYMSIFFLIGLSVAIKMTARWYKDSITFEKVKSVQLEADLRNLRSQLNPHFLFNTLNNIYSLIAIDQNRAQDAVHRLSNLLRYVMYDNDQKFVPLDKELEFTKNYIDLMRLRLSSTVKLNVEINSAGSKDLIASLMFITLIENAFKHGINNGDNSFINISILVDPGKGVLCTVENSLIEKAENMETHNSGIGLVNLTKRLELLYPDRYEFIAEKRSDRFFTLLRIDFKKTEITV; the protein is encoded by the coding sequence ATGAAAAACTTTATAAGAATATTTCCACATGTACTTATTTGGACAATTGTTTTAATTGTTCCTACTTATCTGATGTCAAGAGAAGGGGTATTTGATATCAAGCCTTTCTACAATTATTGCATACGTGTTGCCCTACTAGCGATACTGTTTTACCTCAATTATTTATATTTGATAGAGAAATTTTTATTCAACCGTAAGATTATTACCTATATAAGTATAAATATTGTGCTTGTTATCATTATTGTTGCATTACAAACAGTAATATCAGACCTGCTCGCTTTTTCCATACCCTTCAATATGCAGGAACATCCAAGAGAATTCCCACGAATGGAAGAACATCGAAGAGGTGGTCCCGGAGGTCCTCCTTTGATGAAATTTATTATAGACTATATGTCTATTTTCTTTCTCATTGGTCTTAGTGTTGCAATAAAAATGACAGCCCGTTGGTATAAAGATTCTATCACTTTCGAGAAAGTAAAAAGTGTACAATTAGAAGCGGATTTGCGAAATCTTAGAAGTCAGCTGAATCCTCATTTTCTATTCAACACATTAAATAACATATACTCGCTTATTGCCATAGATCAAAACAGAGCTCAGGATGCAGTACATCGCTTGAGCAACTTGCTGAGATATGTTATGTATGATAATGATCAGAAATTTGTACCATTGGATAAAGAACTGGAATTCACAAAAAACTACATCGATTTGATGAGACTTCGTCTTAGTTCTACGGTAAAGCTCAATGTTGAAATAAATAGCGCAGGAAGCAAAGATCTGATTGCATCCCTGATGTTTATTACACTTATTGAGAATGCTTTTAAACACGGAATAAACAATGGAGATAATAGCTTCATTAATATAAGTATCTTGGTTGATCCGGGAAAAGGTGTTTTATGCACTGTAGAAAATAGCTTGATTGAAAAAGCTGAAAATATGGAAACTCATAATTCAGGAATCGGACTTGTAAATCTTACAAAGAGGTTGGAGTTGTTATATCCCGACAGATATGAATTCATCGCAGAAAAACGCTCTGATCGCTTCTTTACATTATTGAGGATAGATTTCAAAAAAACAGAA